A genomic stretch from Buchnera aphidicola (Brevicoryne brassicae) includes:
- the cspC gene encoding cold shock-like protein CspC, whose protein sequence is MAKIKGQVKWFNESKGFGFITPSDGSKDVFVHFSSIQGNGFKTLTEGQNVEFEIQDGQKGPAAINVFSI, encoded by the coding sequence ATGGCTAAGATTAAAGGTCAAGTTAAGTGGTTCAACGAATCTAAAGGTTTTGGTTTTATCACACCATCAGATGGCAGTAAAGATGTTTTTGTTCATTTTTCTTCAATTCAAGGAAATGGATTTAAAACATTAACTGAAGGACAAAATGTTGAATTTGAAATTCAAGATGGCCAAAAAGGTCCAGCTGCAATAAACGTTTTTTCTATATAA
- a CDS encoding TerC family protein → MEFFLDPSTWAGLLTLVILEVVLGIDNLIFVAILSEKLPPNQRDQARLIGLGLALMMRLALLSLISWVVTLNSPIIDNNFFSLSIRDLILLFGGLFLLFKTTIELHERLESNYHESSENKSYAGFWAVVIQIVVLDAVFSLDAIITAVGMVNQLLIMMIAVILATILMLFASKILTNFINLHQTVVVLCLSFLLMIGFSLVTEALKFYIPKGYLYAAIGFSILIEVFNQIARHNFMKNQSRRPMRQRAAEAILRLMIGEKNKKQKIKETKHNNKIQSIQSSSEMETFKDEERYMINSVLTLAGRSIRSIMTPRSNISWVNTEKSTDEIRRQLLDTPHSLFPVCKGELDEIIGIVRAKELLVALEKKIDVFSFSSKILPIIIPDTLDPINLLGALRRAQGSFVIVSNEFGVVQGLITPLDVLEAIAGEFPDADETPDIIKENNSWLVKGETDLHSLQQLLNTEELIKENNYASLGGLLIAQKGQLPLPGEVIYIHPFRFHIVKATEYRIDLVRIIKNNDDIQEHLK, encoded by the coding sequence ATGGAGTTTTTTTTAGACCCGTCAACTTGGGCAGGCTTATTAACTCTAGTTATTCTAGAAGTAGTATTAGGAATTGATAATTTAATTTTTGTAGCAATTTTATCAGAAAAACTACCTCCAAATCAAAGAGATCAAGCACGTTTAATTGGTTTAGGATTAGCTTTAATGATGCGTTTAGCACTGCTATCATTAATATCTTGGGTTGTAACGCTCAATTCCCCTATTATTGACAATAATTTTTTTTCTTTATCAATACGTGACCTTATTCTTTTATTTGGTGGTTTATTTCTATTATTTAAAACCACAATAGAATTGCATGAACGACTAGAAAGTAATTATCATGAAAGTTCAGAAAATAAAAGTTATGCAGGTTTTTGGGCTGTAGTCATTCAAATAGTTGTATTAGACGCTGTTTTTTCTCTGGATGCAATAATAACAGCAGTTGGTATGGTTAATCAGCTATTAATTATGATGATAGCTGTTATATTAGCAACAATTTTAATGTTGTTCGCATCAAAAATATTAACTAATTTTATTAATCTTCATCAAACAGTAGTAGTACTATGTCTTAGTTTTTTGTTAATGATTGGTTTTAGTTTAGTTACAGAAGCATTGAAATTTTATATACCAAAAGGATATTTATATGCTGCAATAGGTTTTTCTATTTTAATAGAAGTTTTTAATCAAATAGCTCGTCATAATTTTATGAAAAATCAATCTAGAAGACCTATGAGACAAAGAGCAGCTGAAGCTATTTTACGCTTAATGATAGGAGAAAAAAACAAAAAACAAAAAATAAAAGAAACAAAACATAATAATAAAATCCAATCAATTCAATCTTCATCAGAAATGGAAACATTTAAAGATGAAGAAAGATATATGATTAATAGCGTTCTTACTTTAGCAGGAAGATCTATTAGAAGTATTATGACTCCACGAAGTAATATTTCTTGGGTAAATACAGAAAAAAGCACTGATGAAATTCGGAGGCAATTATTAGATACTCCTCATAGTTTGTTTCCAGTATGTAAAGGAGAATTAGATGAAATAATAGGAATTGTTCGTGCTAAAGAATTATTAGTCGCACTTGAAAAAAAAATAGATGTATTTAGTTTTTCAAGTAAAATATTACCTATTATAATACCTGATACATTAGACCCTATAAACCTTCTTGGTGCGCTTCGACGTGCTCAGGGGAGTTTCGTTATCGTTAGCAATGAATTTGGAGTAGTACAAGGATTAATTACACCTCTAGATGTTTTAGAAGCTATAGCAGGAGAATTTCCGGATGCCGATGAAACACCAGATATTATAAAGGAAAATAATAGTTGGTTAGTAAAAGGTGAAACTGACTTACATTCATTACAACAACTGCTTAATACTGAAGAATTAATTAAAGAAAATAATTATGCTTCTTTAGGAGGTTTGTTAATTGCCCAAAAGGGTCAGTTACCTCTTCCAGGAGAAGTAATTTATATTCATCCTTTTCGTTTTCATATTGTTAAGGCAACAGAATATCGAATTGATTTAGTAAGAATTATTAAAAATAATGATGATATTCAAGAACATTTAAAATAA
- the tsaB gene encoding tRNA (adenosine(37)-N6)-threonylcarbamoyltransferase complex dimerization subunit type 1 TsaB has product MPNTILTLDTSIDFCSIAIYKKNSIYSLSEPCKKTHTKKILPMLQKILFQTKTKLKELNYIAFSKGPGNFTGLRIAASIAQSLSLSLNIPIISISTLAIMAEKAWRKYKKKK; this is encoded by the coding sequence ATGCCTAATACAATTCTAACACTTGACACTTCGATTGATTTTTGTTCAATTGCAATATATAAAAAAAATTCTATTTATTCATTATCAGAACCATGTAAAAAAACACATACTAAAAAAATACTTCCTATGCTTCAAAAGATATTATTCCAAACAAAAACAAAACTAAAAGAACTGAATTACATTGCTTTTTCAAAAGGACCTGGAAATTTTACTGGTCTAAGAATTGCTGCAAGCATAGCACAAAGTTTATCTTTAAGCTTAAATATTCCTATAATTAGTATTTCTACTTTAGCAATTATGGCTGAAAAAGCATGGCGAAAATATAAAAAAAAAAAATAA
- the minE gene encoding cell division topological specificity factor MinE codes for MALLDFFLSRHKNTANIAKERLQIIVAEQRKYNNQPDYFPKLKREILSVICKYVHIEPNMVTVQLEQKNQDISILELNIILPD; via the coding sequence ATGGCTTTGTTGGACTTTTTTTTATCCCGACACAAAAATACTGCTAATATTGCAAAAGAAAGATTACAAATAATTGTTGCAGAACAAAGAAAATACAATAATCAACCAGATTATTTTCCTAAGTTAAAGCGTGAAATATTATCTGTAATTTGTAAATATGTACATATTGAACCTAATATGGTAACTGTACAATTAGAACAAAAAAATCAAGACATTTCTATATTAGAGTTAAATATAATTTTGCCTGATTAA
- the minD gene encoding septum site-determining protein MinD, producing MTRIIVITSGKGGVGKTTSSAAIATGLAKKGKKTVVIDFDIGLRNLDLIMGCERRVVYDFINVIQGDATLNQALIKDKKTNNLFILPASQTRDKDALTYIGVEKVLEELIRMKFDFIICDSPAGIETGAILAIYFADEAIITTNPEVSSVRDSDRILGIISSKSKRAKQNKTPIKEHLLLTRYNPTRVKKGEMLSMTDVIEILQIPIIGVIPEDPSVLRASNQGESIILDINSNAGNAYFDTVNRLLGEKHRFRFIEEERKSFFQRLFGR from the coding sequence ATGACACGGATTATTGTAATAACTTCAGGGAAGGGAGGTGTAGGTAAAACTACTTCAAGCGCAGCAATTGCAACTGGTTTAGCAAAGAAAGGTAAAAAAACTGTTGTCATAGATTTTGATATAGGATTGAGAAATTTAGATTTGATAATGGGTTGCGAACGTAGAGTAGTATATGATTTCATTAATGTTATTCAAGGTGATGCAACATTAAATCAAGCTTTAATTAAAGATAAAAAAACAAATAATTTATTTATCTTACCAGCATCACAAACTCGAGATAAAGATGCTTTAACATATATAGGAGTTGAAAAAGTTTTAGAAGAACTGATAAGAATGAAATTTGATTTTATTATTTGTGACTCACCAGCAGGAATTGAAACTGGTGCTATTTTAGCGATATATTTTGCAGATGAAGCTATTATTACAACTAATCCAGAAGTTTCTTCAGTGCGAGATTCTGATCGAATCCTAGGAATTATTTCATCTAAATCAAAAAGAGCTAAACAAAACAAAACTCCCATAAAAGAGCATCTTTTATTGACACGCTATAATCCTACTCGTGTTAAGAAAGGAGAAATGTTAAGCATGACAGATGTTATAGAAATCCTTCAAATACCCATAATTGGGGTGATCCCAGAAGACCCATCTGTTCTACGTGCATCTAATCAAGGCGAATCTATAATATTAGACATTAATTCAAATGCAGGAAATGCTTACTTTGATACTGTTAATCGATTACTAGGTGAAAAGCATCGTTTTCGTTTTATTGAAGAAGAAAGAAAAAGTTTTTTCCAACGTTTATTCGGGAGATAG
- the minC gene encoding septum site-determining protein MinC gives MQKKSIEIKGSNFTLLVLYLNNHSIDLINKSLYKKIQECPNFFKNAPVIVNISELCNIEDWKKIQEIILSHGFSVIGVSGCKDNTLKKSIIDSGLPVLSETKKNKNQKIDIIHSSDINFLLNEKKNIEKKREKTQIVDIPVRSGQKIYAKHADLIVINNVSAGAELVADGNIHIYGIVRGRVLAGANGDTTRKIFCMGLFAELVSISGEYWLSDQIPSEFIGKSAQIYLKNKFLTINPLG, from the coding sequence ATGCAAAAAAAATCTATTGAAATTAAAGGTAGTAATTTTACATTATTAGTATTGTATTTAAACAATCATAGTATAGATTTAATAAATAAATCTTTATATAAAAAAATTCAAGAATGTCCGAATTTTTTTAAAAATGCACCTGTTATTGTCAATATTTCAGAATTGTGTAATATAGAAGATTGGAAAAAAATTCAGGAAATTATTCTTTCTCATGGTTTTTCTGTTATCGGTGTTAGTGGATGTAAAGACAATACTTTAAAAAAAAGTATTATTGATTCAGGATTACCTGTTTTATCAGAAACTAAAAAAAACAAAAATCAAAAAATAGATATTATTCATAGTTCTGATATCAATTTTTTACTGAATGAAAAAAAAAATATAGAAAAGAAAAGGGAAAAAACTCAAATTGTAGATATACCTGTACGTTCAGGTCAAAAAATTTATGCCAAACACGCAGATTTAATAGTTATTAACAATGTTAGTGCTGGAGCTGAATTAGTAGCAGACGGAAATATTCATATTTATGGTATTGTTCGAGGTAGAGTTCTTGCTGGTGCTAATGGCGATACGACTAGAAAAATATTTTGTATGGGATTATTTGCAGAATTAGTTTCTATATCTGGTGAATATTGGTTATCAGATCAAATACCATCAGAATTTATTGGAAAATCAGCTCAAATTTACTTAAAAAATAAATTTTTAACTATAAATCCTCTGGGTTAA
- the rsmC gene encoding 16S rRNA (guanine(1207)-N(2))-methyltransferase RsmC: MIFSKNSQLILRNRKIFRTKRVFFSGNIKDNLPMHLSTNQTKINFQKYNDCINFQKKNNTKNINVYNELLVSEQMTQNCDTIIYYWPKSKSEAKFQLINIMSCFPIGTKIFIVGDNSSGVKSAPLILKKWLDLKKIDNAKHCILIFGFLKKKIKFTIKDFFKTHIWKDFSIKSLPGVFGYKKIDEGSKLLASTFSENINGKILDIGSGTGFLSVCLLYSSPKANLTLTDNSVTALECSKETLYTNKLKGDVIISDLYSNIFNKFDLIISNPPFHEDLSVNFDITKKIISYSIRYLRKKGELRFVTNICFNYDFLLNKIFKTYSVMKKNNKFKVYQAFLK, translated from the coding sequence TTGATATTTTCTAAAAACAGTCAACTTATATTACGTAATAGAAAAATATTTAGAACAAAAAGAGTTTTTTTTTCAGGAAATATAAAAGATAATTTACCAATGCATTTATCTACTAATCAAACAAAGATAAACTTTCAAAAATATAATGATTGTATTAATTTTCAAAAAAAAAATAATACTAAAAACATTAATGTTTACAATGAATTATTAGTTTCAGAACAAATGACTCAAAATTGCGATACCATAATTTATTATTGGCCAAAAAGTAAATCTGAAGCAAAGTTTCAATTAATTAATATAATGTCTTGTTTTCCAATTGGAACTAAAATATTTATTGTTGGAGATAATTCTAGTGGAGTAAAAAGTGCACCATTAATATTAAAAAAGTGGCTTGACTTAAAAAAAATAGATAATGCAAAACATTGCATATTAATTTTTGGATTTCTAAAAAAGAAAATAAAATTTACAATAAAAGATTTTTTTAAAACACATATATGGAAAGATTTTTCTATAAAATCTTTACCTGGTGTTTTTGGTTATAAAAAAATTGATGAAGGAAGCAAGTTACTTGCTTCGACTTTTTCAGAAAATATAAATGGAAAAATTTTAGATATTGGCAGTGGAACAGGATTTTTATCTGTATGTTTATTATATTCTTCACCCAAGGCTAATTTAACCTTAACAGATAATAGCGTAACTGCATTAGAATGCAGTAAAGAAACACTTTATACAAATAAATTAAAAGGAGACGTTATAATTAGTGATTTATACTCAAATATTTTTAATAAATTTGATTTAATTATTTCTAATCCACCTTTTCACGAAGATTTAAGTGTTAATTTTGACATAACTAAAAAAATAATATCTTATTCTATAAGATATTTAAGAAAGAAAGGTGAACTTAGATTTGTTACAAATATTTGTTTTAACTATGATTTTTTATTAAATAAAATTTTTAAAACGTATTCTGTAATGAAAAAAAACAATAAATTTAAAGTATATCAAGCTTTTTTAAAATAA
- a CDS encoding OmpA family protein, with protein MKKRALAIVFLLASLVTSVQSEEQNGWYLGTKIGWSYFNPLKYSYDIKKSKKVEDNFLLKENLSAPVIGLFLGYEFNPYFGLEIENNTNGFFPHKIFKKNETYMQANSVQVTTKLSYPVTDNFHLYTRLGGIVFWDDLVSKDNLKAMFTKESSLFPSVSLGAEYIFNEKFITRLDYTWKNKVKNLIDLSVKPSLGDAIFSFGWKFGKSHINDFFSSYDSDLLNKQYNVLNENINFPFNSTDLKPISYDKLNKLDDDIKKMQLKNISIILSGHSDRIGNEEYNKKLSEDRAYSIKNYLTSRGFSRDQIIVQGMGELYPLTNQVCKDVKNRSLLISCLAPDRRVEISVLSDTQ; from the coding sequence ATGAAAAAACGAGCTCTTGCTATCGTATTTTTATTAGCAAGTTTAGTTACGTCTGTTCAATCTGAAGAGCAAAATGGATGGTATTTAGGGACAAAAATTGGATGGTCTTATTTTAATCCTTTAAAATATAGTTATGATATTAAAAAATCTAAAAAAGTAGAAGATAACTTTCTTTTAAAAGAAAATTTAAGCGCTCCAGTGATAGGACTTTTTTTAGGATATGAATTTAATCCATATTTTGGATTGGAAATAGAAAATAATACCAATGGTTTTTTTCCTCATAAAATATTTAAAAAAAATGAAACATATATGCAGGCTAATAGTGTTCAGGTTACAACAAAATTATCATATCCAGTAACAGATAATTTTCATCTTTACACCAGATTGGGTGGGATAGTTTTTTGGGATGATCTTGTTTCTAAAGACAATTTAAAGGCTATGTTTACTAAAGAAAGTTCATTATTTCCCAGTGTTTCTTTAGGTGCAGAATATATTTTTAATGAAAAATTTATTACTAGATTGGATTATACATGGAAAAACAAAGTTAAAAATTTAATAGATTTATCTGTCAAACCTTCTTTAGGAGATGCAATTTTTTCTTTTGGATGGAAATTTGGAAAATCTCATATAAATGATTTTTTTTCATCTTATGATTCTGATTTGCTAAATAAACAGTATAATGTATTAAACGAAAATATTAACTTTCCTTTTAATAGTACAGATTTAAAACCTATTTCTTATGATAAACTGAATAAGTTAGATGATGATATTAAAAAAATGCAGTTAAAAAATATTTCAATTATTCTTTCAGGACATTCAGATAGAATAGGTAATGAGGAATATAATAAAAAACTATCTGAAGATCGTGCTTATAGTATTAAAAATTATTTAACTTCACGCGGTTTTTCTAGGGATCAAATAATAGTTCAAGGTATGGGAGAATTATACCCTTTGACTAATCAAGTGTGTAAAGATGTTAAAAATCGATCTTTACTAATTAGTTGCTTGGCTCCTGACCGTCGTGTAGAAATATCAGTTTTATCAGATACTCAATAA
- the murJ gene encoding murein biosynthesis integral membrane protein MurJ: MNLLKSLMSVSFITLISRILGFIRDILIASTFGASMFTDAFFVSFKIPNLFRRIFSDGAFSQAFIPVLMEYKSNKNKKYMQEFISSIFSFMIFILLCLTMLGMFFSHFLILVNAPGFLDSSGKLELSKNLLTIMFPYILFVSLSSFFSSILNSWNYFAIPALSPIFLNISIIIFSVFFSSFFYPSIISLAWAVIIGGFLQLFYQCPFLYRINMLVKPNFNWKNIGLIRVLKNIVPSILGTSANQISLIINTIFSSLLNSGSISWIYYADRLIEFPIGILGVSLNTILFTSLTKNYKKNRKSEYKELVNWGFRIGLVLSVPSSLILFFLAKPIIIVLFQYGKFTYFDVLMTEKVLKYYSCGLISFILVKILSSVFYSCEKINIPMKFSLFTLCLTQLMNPFLIFYFKHAGLALSISISSWIHFLLLYSELYKRKMIFFKFREVIFIFNLILSTLVMILVLFLILNFMPLWNIGSFFNKIMRLIFVLFVSGIVYLFMLNILGIRILNFSYNKSEI; the protein is encoded by the coding sequence ATGAATCTTTTAAAATCTTTGATGTCAGTTAGTTTTATAACTTTAATATCTCGTATATTGGGTTTTATTCGAGATATTTTAATTGCAAGTACGTTTGGCGCTTCTATGTTTACAGATGCTTTTTTTGTGTCTTTTAAAATTCCTAACTTATTTCGTCGTATTTTTTCAGATGGAGCGTTTTCTCAAGCATTTATTCCTGTATTAATGGAATATAAATCTAATAAAAATAAAAAGTATATGCAAGAATTTATTTCTTCTATATTTAGTTTTATGATTTTTATTCTATTATGTTTGACAATGTTAGGAATGTTTTTTTCTCATTTTTTGATTTTAGTTAATGCACCAGGTTTTTTAGATTCATCAGGAAAATTAGAATTATCTAAAAATTTATTAACAATTATGTTTCCTTATATTTTATTTGTTTCTTTATCTTCATTTTTTTCATCGATTTTGAATAGTTGGAATTATTTTGCTATACCTGCGTTATCTCCAATATTTTTAAATATTAGTATTATTATTTTTTCTGTGTTTTTTAGTTCTTTTTTTTATCCTTCTATTATTTCTTTAGCATGGGCTGTTATTATAGGTGGTTTTTTACAATTATTTTATCAGTGTCCTTTTTTATATCGTATAAATATGTTAGTAAAACCAAATTTTAATTGGAAAAATATTGGCTTAATAAGAGTTTTAAAAAATATAGTACCTTCTATTTTAGGAACTTCTGCTAATCAAATTTCTTTAATTATTAATACTATTTTTAGCTCGTTACTTAATTCTGGATCAATATCTTGGATATATTATGCTGATAGATTAATAGAATTTCCAATAGGTATATTAGGTGTATCGTTAAATACCATTTTATTTACATCTCTTACAAAAAATTATAAAAAAAATAGAAAATCAGAGTATAAAGAGTTAGTTAATTGGGGTTTTCGTATTGGTTTAGTTTTATCAGTACCCAGTTCTTTGATACTTTTTTTTCTTGCAAAACCAATTATTATAGTACTTTTTCAATATGGAAAATTTACGTATTTTGATGTTTTAATGACTGAAAAAGTATTAAAATATTATTCCTGTGGTTTAATTTCTTTTATCTTGGTAAAGATTTTGTCTTCTGTTTTTTACTCTTGTGAAAAAATAAATATTCCTATGAAATTCTCATTGTTCACATTGTGTTTAACACAATTAATGAATCCATTTTTAATTTTTTATTTTAAACATGCAGGTCTTGCTTTATCAATCAGTATTTCCAGTTGGATACATTTTTTACTATTGTACTCAGAGTTATATAAAAGAAAAATGATTTTTTTTAAGTTCAGAGAAGTAATTTTTATTTTTAATTTAATTTTATCAACATTAGTAATGATTTTAGTTTTATTTTTGATATTAAATTTTATGCCTCTTTGGAATATAGGTTCTTTTTTTAATAAAATAATGCGCTTAATTTTCGTTTTGTTTGTTTCTGGAATAGTCTATTTATTTATGTTAAATATTTTAGGGATACGTATATTAAATTTTTCTTATAACAAGTCTGAAATATAA
- the pyrC gene encoding dihydroorotase: MTETKKRITIIKPDDCHVHLRDSEILKKVIKYTGKFYKRAVIMPNLDDPITNLSKAISYRDRILNSMHPNYIFQPLMTCYLTHSTIPKELEIGFSKKIFIAAKLYPSYSTTNSKEGVKNINFITHILECMEKIGMPLLIHGEETDQNIDIYDREAVFIENTLEPLRKKFPKLKIVLEHITTKESVEYVKKHNSKYLSATITPHHLILNRNHMFSKGIQPYLYCLPILKKNFHQQVLREAIASGDKHFFLGSDTAPHLHKNKINFFGHAGIFNAPSSLLCYVTIFEKMNALKHLQSFCSENGPKFYNIPVNQETITLVKKPYKILKKISIGKDMIIPFLAGKTLNWSLET, encoded by the coding sequence ATGACTGAAACTAAAAAAAGAATAACAATTATAAAACCAGATGATTGTCATGTTCATCTAAGAGATAGTGAAATTTTAAAAAAAGTTATTAAGTATACTGGAAAATTTTATAAAAGAGCTGTAATTATGCCAAATCTTGATGATCCTATTACAAATCTTTCTAAAGCTATTTCTTATCGTGATAGAATTTTAAATTCCATGCACCCAAATTATATATTTCAACCATTAATGACGTGTTATTTGACTCATTCTACAATTCCTAAAGAATTGGAAATTGGGTTTTCTAAAAAAATATTCATAGCCGCTAAATTATATCCTAGTTATTCTACAACTAACTCAAAAGAAGGTGTTAAAAATATTAATTTTATCACTCATATTTTAGAGTGTATGGAAAAAATTGGAATGCCATTACTAATTCATGGTGAAGAAACTGATCAAAATATTGATATCTATGATAGAGAAGCGGTTTTTATTGAAAATACTTTAGAACCCTTACGTAAAAAATTTCCAAAGTTAAAAATAGTATTAGAACATATAACAACTAAAGAATCTGTAGAATATGTTAAAAAACATAATTCTAAATATCTTTCTGCAACTATTACACCACATCATTTAATTTTAAATCGAAATCATATGTTTTCTAAAGGAATACAACCATATTTATATTGTTTACCTATATTAAAAAAGAATTTTCATCAACAAGTATTAAGAGAAGCTATAGCTAGCGGAGATAAGCATTTTTTTTTAGGAAGTGACACAGCACCGCATTTACATAAAAATAAAATTAATTTTTTTGGACATGCTGGTATATTTAATGCACCATCTTCTTTGTTATGTTATGTTACAATTTTTGAAAAAATGAATGCTTTAAAACATTTACAATCTTTTTGTTCAGAAAATGGACCTAAATTTTATAATATACCTGTTAATCAAGAAACAATTACGCTAGTTAAAAAACCATATAAAATATTAAAAAAAATCAGTATTGGAAAAGATATGATCATTCCATTTTTAGCAGGAAAAACTTTAAATTGGTCTCTTGAAACTTAG
- the flgN gene encoding flagellar export chaperone FlgN, translated as MKTLIDTIFTIKDILISIENILNQEYDNLLNPNTNIDVLELIFKKKTILFEKFFILNKNRLSLEKKFNMFSPYKNYKQLENSWHIILKKCFLLKKLNLKNKILINKNLYLNQYFLELFSSYQKRVIYDINGNLKI; from the coding sequence ATGAAAACTTTAATAGATACAATATTTACGATAAAAGATATTTTAATTTCAATAGAAAATATTTTAAATCAAGAATATGATAATTTGTTAAATCCTAATACAAATATAGATGTATTAGAATTAATTTTTAAGAAAAAAACAATTTTATTTGAAAAATTTTTTATCTTAAATAAAAATAGATTGTCTCTTGAAAAAAAATTCAATATGTTTTCGCCTTATAAAAATTACAAGCAATTAGAAAATTCTTGGCATATTATTTTAAAAAAATGTTTTTTATTAAAAAAGTTAAATCTTAAAAATAAAATTCTTATAAATAAAAATTTATATTTAAATCAATATTTTTTAGAATTGTTTTCATCATATCAAAAAAGAGTTATTTATGATATTAATGGAAATTTAAAAATTTAA
- the flgA gene encoding flagellar basal body P-ring formation chaperone FlgA, whose amino-acid sequence MKILVYFFLFVLPLKVNSITLTDQLNNFFKKEFSLKENVNIIIRTPPKKNIYCKKPYFSILNNFHYLGLTDVIVICGKKHHYLKIELQEKGEYIVANRKIPRGTKIQESDLKILIGRLDQLPNNTYLNKKDVVNRVNLRDIFPLQPITSCMTRPSWLVEFNQQITLIIYGKSFTVSSQAKSLSNGAENENVRVKTKNGKIITGVVNKNGEVIVSLLQ is encoded by the coding sequence ATGAAAATACTGGTTTATTTTTTTTTGTTTGTTTTACCTCTTAAAGTTAATTCTATCACTTTAACTGATCAATTAAACAATTTCTTTAAAAAAGAGTTTTCTTTAAAAGAAAACGTAAATATTATAATACGTACTCCACCGAAAAAAAATATATATTGTAAAAAACCTTATTTTTCTATTTTAAATAATTTTCATTATTTAGGTTTAACAGATGTTATTGTCATTTGTGGTAAAAAACATCACTATTTAAAAATTGAACTTCAAGAAAAAGGAGAGTACATTGTAGCTAATAGAAAAATTCCTCGAGGTACTAAAATACAGGAATCAGATTTAAAAATTTTAATAGGAAGATTAGATCAATTACCTAATAATACTTATCTTAATAAAAAAGATGTTGTTAATAGAGTAAATTTACGTGATATTTTCCCATTACAACCAATAACGTCTTGTATGACAAGACCATCTTGGCTAGTGGAATTTAATCAACAAATTACTCTCATTATTTATGGAAAAAGCTTTACAGTTTCTTCTCAAGCAAAATCTTTAAGCAATGGAGCTGAAAATGAAAATGTACGTGTTAAAACAAAAAATGGTAAAATTATTACTGGTGTTGTTAATAAAAATGGTGAAGTAATAGTTTCTCTTCTACAGTAA
- the flgB gene encoding flagellar basal body rod protein FlgB, with translation MFSKINQIFDFHQKSLNLYAKRQEILASNIANADTPGYKSVDINFTNELNKIIKSNIKNKNITLKKTSSKHLNGKNNNFFSPEIISVVTNQKKPDGNTVNMDRERIEFLNNSLKYQSNLAFMKNEIKNIMRILQG, from the coding sequence ATGTTTAGCAAAATAAACCAAATATTCGATTTTCACCAAAAATCATTAAATTTATATGCTAAAAGACAAGAGATTTTAGCTTCTAATATTGCTAATGCAGATACACCTGGATATAAATCTGTAGATATTAATTTTACTAATGAACTTAATAAAATAATAAAAAGTAATATTAAAAACAAAAATATTACTCTTAAAAAAACTTCTTCTAAACATTTGAATGGTAAAAATAACAATTTTTTTTCACCTGAAATTATTTCAGTAGTTACAAATCAAAAAAAACCAGATGGTAATACAGTAAATATGGATAGAGAAAGAATTGAATTTTTAAATAATAGTTTAAAATATCAATCAAATTTAGCGTTTATGAAGAATGAAATTAAAAATATAATGCGTATTTTACAAGGATAA